GGAGGGGGTTGTCGGCACTCTCTATCAACCCCCGCTCTTTATCTCCTCCATCTTTGGGAAGATAAAGGACTTGAATTCCGAATGGACTTTTTTGCAAGCAGAACTAAGGAGACGATAAACAATGAAAAAGATATCTTCCATCATGCAAGTAATTATATTTTTAGTGGCGATTGGCGTTCTCTGCAGCGGATGCAGTACGCCTTCTTCTCCTCCCAATTTGAAGGTAACGGGAATAGTGACCGACAAGGAAACCGGAGAACCTATCGTTGGCGCTCGCGTCGCAGACAATATCTATGCAGGTTCTCCAAGCCGCCCCTGTCAGGAATCCTGGACGGACAAGGAGGGGAAATACGTCCTCGAAACCTGGTACGAGGAGCATTCCCTTGTCGCTTCCGCTCCTGGCTATCCTCCCAAAATCGTTGGATTCGGGACGAAAAATTTGAGCAAGGAAACGAAAATCGAAATCAATATCGTTCTTGAGAAATAAGACTGGGGGACAAGGGGACAAGGGGACAAGGGGACAAGGGGACTTGGTGACTTTGGGACTTTGGGACTTTGGGACTGGGAGACTTTGGGAGTGGGGGAACTTGTCTCCTTGTTCCAATATTGTAGCGACAGTATTGGGAAACTCCACTTTGTTTAGAACTTGTCCAATACCATTGAGAACGCGATAGGAGTATAAAAATGCCCCAAAAAGCCTATTACCAAATAGTCATGGCGTTTGGAACGCTGGCGTCGATTGGTCTCGTCTTCAACATGGGGGCTATGCAAATTTATTGGGAACAACTCTTTGTTATCCATTATAGGCAGATCGATTCCCTAGGCGTATTGATATTAATAGGATTTTTGCTGATTCTGATCTTCAACATCGCTTCCATTCTCTGGGGGATGCAACGAATTTTCACCTTGCGAAACGCTAAGACGTTCGATGTTTTTTTGCTCGTTTTCGGAGTGTTATGTGTATTGTTTATGCTGGGAGAAAAAGCGATGATCGATGAGATCGGGCGGGAGGAATGGATCGGAGCCAATCGCTCAGCCCAACTCGAGGGCGAAAAAGCGACGATCGATGAGATCGGGCAGGATACAACGGGCGAGTGGATGATCTTGTACGGCTTTCTGATGTTTCAAGGCGTCTTCAATATATTGTTTTTGAGGCGGTTGCAGCGCGCTTTTTGCGGAGAAAAAACCGATGCGCCGCCAATTCTTCTCGATGCGGCGCCGTAAAGCGTATCAGAATTGTGGCGACTCAAGGACGGATACAATCTTGCTCTTTCCGTCCGATAGTAATAACCGCAAACGGCGAACCGCGGATTATGCGGCTCGCCGTTCTGCTTTATACGCATTCCAATTGTTCCGGGGGAATATTAATGGAGGCTCATGCAAAATGAATAAAATCAGTCTTTTCATTCTCCCCCCAAGCTTGGGGGGAGTTAGAGGGGGGGTGATTTTAATGGACTTAAGACAACTCCCTCCTAACCTCCCCCAAGCTTGGGGGAGGAATAATAGAATTTTGCAAGAGGCTCAATGGTTTTTCATTTCAAAAGGTTTGCCGGGAGAAAAGACGCGATTCTTAGAAGATTTATCCTTTTTGCGGAAGGCGCCGTTCTTCTTGAGGACGAATTCGTCTTTTTTCGCATTTAAGGATTGGTTTTTATACCAACTGCCGTTCTTCACGATGTATTCCGGCGTAAAATTGGCGCCGTAAGTGTCTCCCTCCTCGCT
This genomic stretch from Candidatus Omnitrophota bacterium harbors:
- a CDS encoding carboxypeptidase regulatory-like domain-containing protein — its product is MKKISSIMQVIIFLVAIGVLCSGCSTPSSPPNLKVTGIVTDKETGEPIVGARVADNIYAGSPSRPCQESWTDKEGKYVLETWYEEHSLVASAPGYPPKIVGFGTKNLSKETKIEINIVLEK